In Nitrospira sp., a single genomic region encodes these proteins:
- a CDS encoding DsbA family protein produces the protein MSRFASSFGFRISGFALTLLPILSGCASLADTPTSASSTQPQLTDQVIERYIRAHPEVIEQSLQALETKREAEERGRQKIAIGKRQKDLLNDPSSPVSGNLNGDVTLVEFFDYRCGFCKRAASAVTELQKEDLRVRVVYKDFPILGEPSELAAKAALSAHMQGKHQVFHEALLASKAEMTKDTLLAIAGDVGLDQKRLEADMANPEWQTVIDRNRALARDLGISGTPGFIVGTELVPGALDVNGLKELIARAGEKK, from the coding sequence ATGAGCCGTTTCGCATCCAGTTTCGGGTTTCGTATTTCGGGTTTCGCCCTCACACTACTGCCGATCCTGAGCGGTTGTGCATCGCTCGCCGACACACCAACATCCGCGTCATCAACCCAACCGCAGCTCACGGATCAGGTGATTGAGCGCTACATTCGCGCTCATCCTGAAGTCATCGAGCAATCCCTGCAGGCCCTGGAGACCAAGCGGGAAGCGGAGGAACGGGGGCGCCAAAAGATCGCCATCGGCAAGCGCCAGAAGGATCTTCTGAACGATCCCTCATCGCCTGTGAGCGGGAATCTCAACGGCGATGTCACCTTGGTCGAGTTCTTTGATTATCGCTGCGGATTCTGTAAGCGGGCGGCAAGCGCCGTCACGGAGTTGCAGAAAGAAGACCTGCGCGTGCGCGTCGTCTATAAGGATTTTCCGATTCTCGGCGAGCCATCAGAGCTTGCCGCAAAAGCAGCCCTATCCGCGCACATGCAAGGCAAACACCAGGTCTTTCACGAGGCGTTGCTCGCTTCCAAGGCGGAAATGACTAAGGACACGCTTCTTGCCATTGCCGGCGACGTCGGCCTCGATCAGAAACGACTTGAAGCGGATATGGCCAATCCGGAGTGGCAGACCGTGATCGACCGCAATCGTGCCTTGGCCAGAGACCTCGGCATTTCGGGCACGCCGGGGTTTATTGTGGGCACGGAACTCGTGCCGGGGGCGTTGGATGTCAACGGACTAAAGGAATTGATCGCGCGGGCGGGAGAGAAGAAATGA